In the Paenibacillus sp. FSL H7-0357 genome, one interval contains:
- a CDS encoding restriction endonuclease subunit S: MMEQKKLVPRRRFREFQDTHDWEQRELEEITLKIGSGKTPKGGDSSYVSEGVPLLRSQNVYGDIVDLKDVAYITPQTDEEMKNSRVVMNDVLLNITGASIGRSAVYRLSSGANVNQHVCIIRPAKGYSSDFVQLNLATSKGQQQINNNQAGGAREGLNFQQISKMRFEFPSLEEQDQIGLFFRDLDNLITLHQRKLDKTKALKSAYLSEMFPAEGESEPKRRFAGFTDAWGQREYGEVIDLLSGQDFSPSEYNDTCNGIPYMTGASCIVGKETIVNRWTTVPRCLAEKGDVLLVCKGSGYGAIAVLAQDKAHIARQFMALKNLPNLDKIFNLYLLNSVIENIKKDARGLIAGIARDAVIKQEISIPSLEEQSQIGVFFKKIDHLITLHQRKLEKLQNIKKAYLNEMFI, from the coding sequence ATGATGGAGCAAAAAAAATTAGTGCCAAGAAGAAGATTTAGGGAGTTTCAAGATACTCACGATTGGGAACAGCGTGAGTTAGAGGAGATAACCTTAAAGATAGGAAGTGGAAAGACTCCAAAAGGTGGAGACTCTTCATACGTTTCGGAAGGGGTTCCATTGCTCAGATCTCAAAATGTCTACGGAGATATAGTTGACTTGAAAGATGTTGCATATATTACTCCCCAAACTGATGAAGAGATGAAAAATAGTCGGGTGGTTATGAATGACGTATTGCTTAACATTACAGGTGCTTCGATTGGGAGAAGTGCAGTATACCGCCTTTCTAGTGGCGCCAACGTTAATCAGCACGTGTGTATCATTAGACCAGCCAAGGGTTATAGTTCAGATTTTGTTCAACTAAACTTGGCAACTTCTAAAGGCCAACAACAGATTAATAATAATCAAGCAGGCGGCGCGCGTGAAGGATTGAACTTCCAACAGATTAGTAAAATGAGATTCGAATTTCCATCTCTCGAAGAACAAGACCAAATTGGTTTATTTTTCCGTGACCTCGACAACCTTATCACTCTTCATCAGCGTAAGCTAGATAAGACGAAAGCGTTAAAATCTGCTTATCTTTCTGAAATGTTTCCCGCTGAAGGTGAAAGTGAGCCAAAACGGAGATTTGCAGGATTTACTGACGCTTGGGGACAGCGTGAGTATGGCGAAGTTATAGATTTATTGTCGGGACAGGACTTTTCGCCTTCAGAATATAACGATACGTGTAACGGTATACCTTATATGACAGGGGCTAGTTGTATAGTTGGGAAAGAGACTATCGTTAACCGTTGGACAACAGTTCCTAGATGTTTAGCAGAAAAGGGCGACGTTTTGCTTGTCTGTAAGGGATCTGGTTATGGAGCAATTGCTGTATTGGCACAAGATAAAGCACATATTGCTAGGCAATTTATGGCTTTGAAAAATCTACCTAATCTAGATAAAATATTCAATTTATACCTATTGAATTCAGTAATAGAAAATATCAAAAAAGATGCAAGAGGTTTAATAGCCGGGATTGCACGGGATGCCGTTATAAAACAAGAAATTTCTATTCCATCATTAGAAGAACAATCCCAAATTGGTGTCTTTTTTAAAAAAATTGACCACCTCATCACCCTTCATCAGCGTAAGCTGGAAAAATTACAAAATATAAAAAAAGCATACCTAAATGAAATGTTTATATAG
- a CDS encoding type I restriction endonuclease subunit R, EcoR124 family, with product MSDAPKSAAEKSFQENFVKELEKYKWKAPDFLNGNLQKVTVNDLITHWRSELNRINADQLEGVELTDNEFKQVMAKVNRISNSYEAAKILAIEESKGKIDGIYRDDNPKITRKQITLTIFKKAEVRGGDSSYRIAREVQTSSNNRFDIVLLINGLPLINIEQKRTDKTLDEAFGQFMRYYRDGEYSNNFMAFSQMMVITSEIATRYFATPKTITDFNPSFVFHWSDKKNKPINNWQKVVENFLMIPMAHQMVGDYLVIDEAKDEENRRHMLMRPYQVYALQSVESAAFGWDNDDKVPHGGFVWHTTGSGKTITSFKTALFLSTRAGFDKVIFLVDRRELDNRTSENFKAYAAYEAVSVDDTKHTYQLKKILKSVKNGIVVTTTFKLNSLVKEMEEAHDNSLADKKIIFIIDEAHRTTMGQMMGSITKFFKKNGLFYGFTGTPLFDENNVKGKVNENSEVINTTEKLFGPKLHQYTIDEAIADKNVLGFHVDYINTGEFKSYEDLREQLVEQMKEERPELTDREIERKVQEMSEAQLEKQAQTRGLLIYQDETHIPRVVEEILSNWESQSQGREFNAILTVAYKNRVIAYYDEFKKQLTANGAKLNVAMTFSFGNENDLKPLDPKIVKGMFKDYAEFTGIEFIAGDKKRGEDAYFEDVVERATRGGSGRNPKNIDLVIVAAQLLTGYDSKRLNTLYVDRYLELQSLIQAYSRTNRVFGSNKEFGTIINFQYPRLTEQIVEDALKLYGSGGKSSKAIVDTYDTAVKKLAIKNTEMISTLPDPTEWQVIKDDNEKKEAFLLSFKDTAEQLNLVEQYYEFKWDDVAFGMDEHTWLQYVGAYKNLTWKPGEAPTPTPINPLSGRTKLAGTQVIDANHILSLIGSKVTAPNGIQTVDDETLRIIYEQIQELSNMGEYEQAQLLKEFVDTELMRGNLSSSLDFDEAFEAWKAGKLANVVIAFSLEWGLDSKLLGKSVDSYSFTQPDVVPYINELISSIDYGKATNQTAGNLLRHNMKLTTKLPAWIAEVKQKYS from the coding sequence ATGAGCGATGCTCCAAAAAGTGCAGCAGAAAAATCGTTTCAAGAAAACTTTGTTAAAGAGCTCGAAAAGTATAAATGGAAAGCCCCCGACTTCTTAAATGGAAATCTTCAAAAAGTCACTGTTAATGACCTGATTACTCACTGGCGTAGCGAGCTCAACCGGATTAATGCCGATCAGCTAGAGGGTGTGGAATTAACGGATAACGAGTTCAAACAAGTGATGGCTAAAGTCAATCGGATCAGCAATAGCTACGAGGCAGCTAAGATTCTAGCGATTGAAGAATCCAAAGGAAAGATTGATGGTATTTACCGTGATGACAATCCTAAAATCACGAGAAAACAAATTACTTTGACCATATTTAAAAAAGCTGAAGTTCGCGGCGGGGACTCCAGTTATAGGATTGCTAGAGAGGTGCAGACTTCAAGCAATAACCGTTTTGATATTGTCTTACTGATTAACGGACTGCCTCTAATTAATATCGAACAAAAACGTACGGACAAAACACTGGATGAGGCTTTCGGACAATTCATGCGCTACTACCGTGATGGCGAATACAGTAATAACTTCATGGCTTTTTCGCAGATGATGGTAATCACCTCTGAAATTGCTACCCGTTATTTTGCTACTCCTAAAACAATAACAGATTTCAACCCTAGCTTTGTTTTCCATTGGTCGGATAAAAAAAACAAACCGATTAACAACTGGCAAAAAGTAGTGGAGAATTTTCTTATGATACCCATGGCCCATCAAATGGTGGGGGATTATTTAGTGATAGACGAAGCTAAGGACGAAGAAAACAGGCGTCATATGTTAATGCGACCATATCAAGTGTATGCTTTACAATCTGTCGAAAGTGCTGCTTTCGGTTGGGATAATGATGATAAAGTTCCTCACGGCGGATTTGTTTGGCACACAACGGGCTCAGGAAAAACCATTACCAGTTTTAAGACGGCTTTATTTTTATCGACTAGAGCAGGATTTGATAAGGTAATCTTCCTTGTTGATCGTCGTGAGTTAGACAATCGAACCAGTGAAAACTTCAAAGCATACGCTGCCTACGAGGCTGTCTCTGTTGATGATACCAAGCATACCTACCAGCTTAAAAAAATACTTAAGTCAGTTAAAAATGGAATTGTAGTAACGACAACATTTAAACTAAATTCTTTAGTGAAGGAAATGGAAGAAGCTCACGATAACAGTTTAGCAGATAAAAAAATCATTTTTATCATCGATGAAGCGCACCGCACAACAATGGGGCAGATGATGGGAAGCATTACGAAGTTTTTTAAAAAAAACGGACTTTTCTATGGGTTTACCGGAACGCCTTTATTTGATGAAAATAACGTTAAGGGAAAAGTCAATGAAAATAGTGAGGTCATCAATACAACCGAAAAACTATTTGGGCCCAAGTTACATCAATATACGATTGACGAGGCCATTGCGGATAAAAACGTATTGGGTTTCCACGTTGATTACATTAACACTGGAGAGTTCAAGAGTTATGAAGATTTAAGAGAGCAACTGGTTGAGCAGATGAAGGAAGAACGCCCTGAACTAACGGATAGAGAGATTGAACGTAAAGTTCAAGAAATGTCAGAAGCTCAACTTGAGAAACAAGCTCAAACACGAGGATTGCTGATATATCAGGATGAAACGCATATTCCACGCGTAGTTGAAGAAATTCTGAGTAACTGGGAATCCCAATCACAGGGTAGGGAATTTAATGCTATCTTAACAGTGGCTTATAAAAACCGGGTGATTGCCTATTATGATGAGTTCAAGAAGCAATTGACAGCAAATGGAGCGAAGCTAAACGTGGCAATGACTTTTAGCTTCGGCAATGAAAATGATCTTAAGCCACTAGACCCTAAAATTGTAAAAGGTATGTTTAAAGATTACGCCGAATTTACGGGTATTGAATTTATCGCTGGGGATAAAAAACGCGGTGAGGACGCTTACTTTGAAGATGTCGTAGAACGTGCCACTCGAGGCGGCAGCGGACGCAATCCGAAGAATATAGATCTCGTGATTGTAGCAGCCCAACTGTTGACAGGGTATGACTCTAAGCGTCTTAACACGCTTTATGTTGACCGTTATCTTGAACTTCAAAGTTTGATTCAAGCGTATTCTCGAACTAATCGTGTATTCGGTTCCAATAAAGAGTTCGGAACAATTATCAACTTCCAATATCCACGACTTACTGAGCAAATCGTAGAGGACGCTCTGAAGCTGTATGGAAGCGGTGGTAAGAGCAGTAAGGCCATTGTGGATACCTATGATACTGCTGTAAAAAAACTAGCCATAAAAAATACTGAAATGATTTCGACATTACCTGATCCGACGGAATGGCAGGTCATTAAAGATGATAACGAGAAAAAAGAAGCGTTTCTCCTGTCCTTTAAAGATACTGCTGAGCAATTGAATTTAGTGGAACAATACTATGAATTCAAGTGGGACGATGTTGCTTTTGGTATGGATGAGCATACTTGGCTGCAATATGTCGGTGCATATAAAAACTTAACTTGGAAGCCAGGGGAAGCGCCAACGCCAACGCCGATTAACCCTCTTTCTGGAAGAACTAAGCTAGCGGGAACACAGGTCATTGATGCCAATCATATTCTTAGCTTGATTGGTTCGAAAGTCACCGCTCCGAACGGTATACAAACGGTGGATGATGAAACACTCCGTATTATTTATGAACAAATTCAAGAGCTGAGTAACATGGGGGAATATGAGCAAGCACAGTTACTGAAAGAATTTGTGGACACTGAGCTTATGCGAGGTAACCTATCTAGTAGTCTAGACTTTGATGAGGCATTTGAAGCTTGGAAAGCAGGTAAGTTGGCAAACGTGGTTATTGCTTTTTCTTTAGAGTGGGGGCTTGACAGTAAGTTGCTTGGAAAATCAGTGGATTCATATTCTTTTACACAGCCTGATGTTGTTCCTTACATTAATGAACTCATTAGTAGCATTGATTATGGCAAGGCAACCAACCAAACAGCTGGAAATTTGTTAAGGCATAATATGAAGCTAACTACCAAACTTCCAGCGTGGATTGCTGAAGTTAAGCAAAAATATAGTTAA
- a CDS encoding helix-turn-helix domain-containing protein, which translates to MRHRKEPPGDKNIIGTRVVAIRNTKRMKQKDFLARLQTFGLDISPTSLSRLEGQYRLVQDYEVVAIAKALEVSVGELLGEEN; encoded by the coding sequence TTGAGACATCGTAAAGAGCCACCAGGTGACAAAAACATCATCGGGACCCGAGTTGTAGCTATTCGAAATACTAAGCGAATGAAGCAAAAGGATTTTCTAGCCAGGTTGCAGACCTTCGGTTTAGACATCAGCCCAACCAGTTTATCAAGATTGGAAGGTCAATATAGGCTTGTACAAGACTATGAGGTTGTGGCTATTGCAAAGGCATTGGAGGTTTCGGTTGGGGAGTTGTTGGGTGAGGAAAATTGA